A genomic segment from Thermostichus lividus PCC 6715 encodes:
- a CDS encoding alpha/beta fold hydrolase — protein MIESLRSRTLTTGLGDVVYRTNDFNLGATTPPLFFWHGLGGGSSSYEWSAVYPAFAADYPVFALDLPGWGASAHVAQPYTVAAYAAHISECLSQLATEPAVVIASSLTAAFAIQAAIAQPQYVRALILVCPTGLSDFGQDYRQSLIAQLARQPYLDVVFYRLAVANPLGVQSFMVNQQFAQPQRISPQMIATYTQVAQAEGAEIAALAFVRGDLCCDLSHRLPHLTVPTYIVWGEQAKLPPLRVGQRLAELNPEAIRAFDTVPEVGLTPQLECPAVMISLLDRYLQQVSGQDHSDRAQGRGDAV, from the coding sequence ATGATCGAGAGTTTGCGATCTCGCACCCTCACCACTGGTCTTGGCGATGTGGTCTATAGAACAAATGACTTCAACCTCGGGGCTACAACGCCACCGCTGTTTTTTTGGCATGGTCTCGGGGGAGGCTCCAGTTCTTACGAGTGGTCAGCTGTGTACCCTGCCTTTGCTGCGGATTATCCTGTGTTTGCCCTAGATTTGCCCGGATGGGGTGCCTCTGCCCATGTAGCTCAGCCCTACACGGTTGCAGCCTACGCTGCCCACATCAGTGAATGCCTCAGCCAGCTAGCAACTGAGCCAGCGGTGGTGATTGCGTCTTCGCTGACGGCGGCGTTTGCGATCCAAGCGGCGATCGCCCAGCCACAGTACGTTCGTGCCTTAATTCTGGTGTGTCCAACGGGTCTGAGTGATTTTGGCCAAGACTACCGTCAGAGCCTCATTGCCCAATTGGCTCGCCAACCTTACCTAGATGTGGTCTTCTATCGGCTGGCGGTAGCCAATCCCTTGGGGGTGCAGTCGTTTATGGTGAATCAGCAATTTGCGCAGCCGCAACGAATCAGCCCACAGATGATTGCCACCTACACCCAAGTGGCGCAGGCAGAAGGGGCAGAAATTGCGGCACTGGCCTTTGTGCGCGGGGATCTCTGTTGCGATCTTAGCCATCGTTTGCCCCACTTAACGGTACCGACCTATATCGTGTGGGGCGAGCAGGCCAAGTTGCCGCCGCTGCGTGTGGGGCAACGCTTAGCTGAACTGAATCCAGAGGCAATTCGTGCCTTTGACACTGTGCCTGAGGTGGGGCTAACCCCCCAGTTGGAGTGTCCGGCGGTGATGATTAGTTTGCTGGATCGCTATTTGCAGCAGGTGTCGGGTCAAGACCATAGCGATCGCGCACAAGGTAGAGGGGACGCTGTTTGA
- the secE gene encoding preprotein translocase subunit SecE, which produces MTKSTEGDKPSSGFNLTEFFRETKEELNKVVWPDRQRLIGESAAVILIVSLSAVVIYLVDELFRWLAKLIF; this is translated from the coding sequence GTGACCAAAAGCACCGAAGGCGATAAGCCCAGCAGTGGCTTCAACCTCACTGAGTTTTTCCGCGAGACCAAGGAAGAGCTCAACAAAGTGGTGTGGCCTGATCGCCAACGTTTAATTGGCGAATCTGCTGCTGTGATTTTAATTGTCTCTCTTTCAGCAGTCGTTATCTACTTGGTTGATGAACTTTTTCGCTGGTTGGCGAAACTTATTTTTTAG
- the nusG gene encoding transcription termination/antitermination protein NusG, which translates to MSTTDDESVKSAKRFWYAVQVASGCEKKVKSTIEQRLHTLDVADRIFRIEIPQTPIIKIKKDGSRQTIEEKVFPGYVLIQVRAQQSPDTGEWQIDDEAWQVIKNTPNVINFVGAEQRRSTGRGRGHVKPMPLSAAEVDRIFRKVQEQEPVHRIDLNSGDKIKVLSGPFKDFEGEVIEVSPERSKLKALLSIFGRETPVELEVNQVEKEG; encoded by the coding sequence ATGAGTACCACGGATGACGAATCCGTAAAATCGGCAAAGCGATTTTGGTACGCTGTGCAAGTGGCCTCCGGCTGCGAAAAAAAGGTTAAAAGCACCATTGAGCAGCGGCTGCATACCTTAGATGTCGCTGATCGTATCTTCCGCATTGAAATTCCCCAAACACCAATCATCAAAATCAAGAAAGACGGCTCACGCCAAACCATTGAGGAAAAAGTGTTTCCGGGCTATGTGCTCATTCAAGTGCGGGCACAGCAGTCGCCAGACACCGGTGAGTGGCAGATTGATGATGAAGCATGGCAGGTTATCAAAAACACCCCCAATGTCATTAACTTTGTAGGTGCCGAGCAACGGCGGAGTACCGGCCGCGGGCGAGGGCACGTCAAACCCATGCCCTTGAGTGCGGCAGAAGTGGATCGCATCTTCCGCAAAGTCCAAGAGCAAGAGCCGGTTCACCGCATTGATCTCAACAGTGGTGATAAGATCAAAGTTCTCAGTGGCCCGTTCAAAGACTTTGAGGGTGAAGTTATTGAAGTCAGCCCTGAGCGCAGCAAGCTCAAAGCATTACTCTCGATTTTTGGCCGCGAAACACCGGTTGAACTCGAAGTGAATCAAGTGGAAAAAGAAGGATAG
- the rplK gene encoding 50S ribosomal protein L11 — protein MAKKVVAIIKLAIQAGKANPAPPIGPALGQHGVNIMMFCKEYNARTADQVGTVVPVEISVYEDRSFTFVLKTPPASVLIQKAAGIEKGSGEPNKKQVGSITRAQLREIAEKKMPDLNANDIEAAMRIIEGTARNMGVAVTD, from the coding sequence ATGGCGAAAAAAGTCGTCGCAATTATTAAGTTAGCGATTCAGGCAGGTAAAGCCAACCCTGCCCCTCCCATTGGCCCTGCCTTGGGTCAGCACGGTGTGAACATCATGATGTTCTGCAAAGAGTACAACGCTCGCACCGCCGATCAGGTGGGTACCGTCGTACCGGTGGAAATTTCGGTCTATGAAGATCGCAGTTTTACCTTTGTTCTGAAAACGCCGCCCGCCTCGGTGCTCATCCAAAAAGCGGCAGGGATCGAGAAAGGCTCTGGGGAGCCCAACAAAAAACAAGTCGGCAGTATTACCCGCGCCCAACTGCGGGAAATTGCCGAGAAAAAAATGCCAGACCTCAATGCCAATGACATTGAGGCGGCCATGCGCATTATTGAAGGGACGGCGCGGAATATGGGGGTTGCCGTCACCGACTAA
- the rplA gene encoding 50S ribosomal protein L1 produces MPKLSRRLRDLYAKVEDRPYPPLEALQLLKETATAKFPESAEAHIRLGIDPKYTDQQLRTTVALPKGTGQTIRVAVIARGEKVTEASAAGADVVGSEELIDEIQKGRMDFDLLIATPDMMPQVAKVGRILGPRGLMPSPKAGTVTFDLPQAIAEFKAGKVEFRADRTGIVHVLFGKASFSAEDLLVNLKALQEAIDRNRPSGAKGRYWRSVYVTATMGPSIQVDINALRELKLADVA; encoded by the coding sequence ATGCCTAAACTCTCGCGACGACTGCGTGACCTCTATGCCAAAGTAGAGGATCGCCCTTACCCACCCCTTGAAGCACTCCAACTGCTCAAGGAAACCGCCACTGCTAAATTTCCGGAATCGGCAGAAGCCCACATTCGTCTAGGGATTGATCCTAAATATACGGATCAGCAATTGCGAACCACTGTGGCGCTCCCCAAAGGCACAGGGCAAACCATTCGGGTGGCGGTTATTGCCCGGGGTGAAAAAGTGACGGAGGCCAGTGCCGCTGGTGCTGATGTGGTGGGGTCTGAAGAGCTGATTGATGAAATCCAAAAAGGGCGGATGGACTTTGATTTGCTGATTGCCACCCCAGATATGATGCCCCAAGTGGCTAAGGTGGGTCGAATTCTTGGGCCGCGCGGCCTCATGCCCTCTCCCAAAGCGGGTACTGTGACCTTTGATCTGCCCCAAGCGATTGCTGAATTTAAGGCCGGTAAGGTCGAATTCCGCGCCGATCGCACCGGAATTGTTCATGTCCTTTTTGGCAAAGCGAGCTTTAGCGCTGAGGATCTGCTGGTGAACCTGAAAGCCTTGCAGGAGGCCATTGATCGCAACCGACCCAGCGGTGCCAAGGGGCGCTACTGGCGCAGTGTCTATGTAACGGCGACCATGGGGCCGAGTATCCAAGTGGATATTAATGCCCTGCGGGAGCTGAAGCTGGCGGACGTGGCCTAA
- the rplJ gene encoding 50S ribosomal protein L10 has protein sequence MGRTLENKKQIVAELKDRLSQAQMALVIDYQGLTDAELKDLRQRLRKCNASCKVTKNTLMELAVKDSDHWQPLTQFLQGPSAFLLATDDLGGTIKAYQEFQKATKKTALRGGVLEGRALDEAQVKAIGDLPSKEQLMAQIAGALNAVTAKIAIGIKEVPASLARATQAIADKEAA, from the coding sequence GTGGGACGCACGCTAGAAAATAAAAAACAAATTGTAGCCGAACTCAAAGACCGCTTGAGTCAAGCCCAAATGGCACTGGTGATTGACTATCAAGGTCTCACCGATGCTGAACTCAAGGACTTACGACAGCGCTTGCGCAAGTGCAATGCCAGTTGCAAAGTTACGAAAAACACGCTGATGGAACTGGCGGTCAAAGACAGTGACCACTGGCAACCTCTGACCCAGTTCTTGCAAGGACCATCCGCCTTTTTGTTGGCCACGGATGACTTGGGGGGCACCATTAAAGCCTACCAAGAATTCCAGAAAGCCACGAAAAAGACAGCCTTGCGCGGTGGTGTCCTAGAGGGACGCGCCCTTGACGAAGCCCAAGTCAAGGCCATCGGCGATCTGCCCTCCAAGGAGCAACTCATGGCGCAAATTGCCGGTGCCCTCAACGCTGTCACGGCCAAGATTGCCATTGGCATCAAGGAAGTTCCGGCTTCCTTGGCGCGGGCAACGCAGGCGATCGCCGACAAAGAGGCGGCATAG
- the rplL gene encoding 50S ribosomal protein L7/L12 has product MSAATDEILEKLKSLTLLEAAELVKQIEETFGVSAAAPVGGMVMAAPVAAGAAPAEEVEEKTAFDVILEDVPADKKIAVLKVVRSLTGLGLKEAKEVVESTPKAVKEGATKEDAEAAKKELEEAGAKVSIK; this is encoded by the coding sequence ATGTCTGCTGCAACCGATGAAATTCTCGAAAAATTGAAATCCCTAACCCTGTTAGAAGCTGCCGAACTGGTCAAACAAATTGAAGAGACCTTTGGCGTGAGTGCGGCTGCGCCGGTCGGCGGCATGGTGATGGCGGCTCCCGTTGCTGCCGGTGCCGCTCCTGCGGAGGAAGTCGAAGAAAAAACTGCTTTTGATGTCATCCTCGAGGACGTTCCTGCCGACAAGAAAATTGCCGTTCTGAAAGTCGTCCGTTCCTTGACAGGGCTGGGGCTAAAAGAAGCTAAAGAAGTGGTGGAATCAACCCCCAAAGCTGTCAAAGAGGGGGCTACCAAGGAAGATGCCGAAGCTGCCAAGAAAGAGCTAGAAGAGGCTGGCGCCAAAGTCAGCATCAAATAG
- the cobO gene encoding cob(I)yrinic acid a,c-diamide adenosyltransferase, with protein sequence MLSDEQYRQKMQQRKAVQAQRLAERNREKGLIIVHTGNGKGKTTAALGMVVRSLGHGYRVAIIQFIKGAWEPAEKAVLSHWPEQLAFHAMGEGFTWETQDRQRDIAHALAAWELALTYLRNPEYRLVLLDEINVALKLEYLAVETVLAGLSQKPAMTHVILTGRGAPAALIEAADLVTEMTLVKHPFREQGIKAQPGIEF encoded by the coding sequence ATGCTAAGCGATGAGCAATACCGCCAAAAAATGCAGCAACGTAAAGCGGTGCAGGCACAACGACTGGCAGAGCGCAACCGCGAAAAGGGGCTGATCATCGTCCATACCGGCAATGGTAAAGGTAAGACAACTGCCGCTCTGGGAATGGTTGTCCGCTCTTTGGGGCACGGCTACCGCGTGGCCATTATTCAGTTTATTAAGGGGGCGTGGGAACCCGCTGAGAAAGCCGTTCTGAGCCATTGGCCAGAGCAGTTAGCCTTCCATGCCATGGGAGAAGGGTTTACATGGGAAACCCAAGATCGGCAGCGGGACATTGCCCATGCCCTAGCGGCCTGGGAATTAGCGCTCACTTACCTGAGAAATCCGGAGTATCGCTTGGTGCTTTTGGATGAAATTAACGTTGCCTTAAAACTGGAGTACCTTGCGGTGGAGACAGTCTTGGCTGGTTTGAGTCAGAAACCCGCCATGACCCATGTGATTCTCACAGGGCGCGGTGCGCCTGCAGCTCTGATTGAGGCCGCAGACTTAGTGACGGAAATGACCCTCGTGAAACATCCCTTCCGCGAACAAGGGATAAAAGCCCAACCTGGCATTGAATTCTAG
- a CDS encoding PhzF family phenazine biosynthesis protein yields the protein MGLPLYQVDAFTKTPFCGNPAAVCVLPVFLESDQLQAIAQEMNLSETAFVVPTAAGFDLRWFTPVAEVDLCGHATLAAAHALWQHQGAVGDLLFHTRSGTLVARQAEDWIALDFPQQPVHSLEHPKLLETLTAALGISPVWLGQTASDLFVVLDNETLVQQLSPDFAQIATLPCRGVIVTALSHAQDYDFVSRFFAPQLGIPEDPVTGSAHCSLYPYWREHVAKETLVGYQASRRGGIVKVQGAGDRVILFGQAVTVLQGELLGLD from the coding sequence ATGGGGCTACCACTCTATCAAGTTGATGCATTTACTAAAACTCCCTTTTGCGGTAACCCAGCAGCCGTATGTGTTCTCCCAGTGTTCCTAGAGTCCGATCAGCTCCAGGCGATCGCTCAGGAAATGAATCTTTCGGAAACCGCCTTTGTGGTGCCCACGGCTGCGGGATTTGATCTGCGATGGTTCACCCCCGTGGCCGAAGTCGATCTGTGCGGTCATGCTACGCTGGCGGCAGCCCATGCCCTCTGGCAGCATCAGGGAGCGGTTGGTGATCTGCTATTTCATACCCGTAGCGGCACCTTGGTAGCCCGCCAAGCTGAGGACTGGATTGCCTTGGACTTTCCGCAACAACCGGTGCACTCCCTCGAGCATCCGAAACTCCTTGAAACACTCACTGCTGCCTTAGGGATTTCCCCCGTTTGGCTTGGTCAAACCGCCAGTGATTTATTTGTTGTCTTGGACAATGAAACCCTAGTGCAGCAGTTAAGCCCTGATTTTGCCCAAATTGCCACCCTGCCCTGTCGAGGGGTGATTGTGACAGCATTAAGCCATGCTCAGGATTATGACTTTGTCTCGCGCTTTTTTGCTCCGCAATTAGGCATTCCTGAGGATCCAGTCACCGGATCGGCTCACTGTAGCCTTTATCCCTACTGGCGAGAGCACGTTGCTAAGGAAACATTAGTGGGGTATCAAGCCTCGCGGCGAGGCGGAATCGTCAAAGTCCAAGGCGCAGGCGATCGCGTCATCCTCTTTGGTCAAGCCGTTACCGTGTTGCAAGGAGAACTGCTAGGACTGGACTAG
- the ndk gene encoding nucleoside-diphosphate kinase, with the protein MERTFLAIKPDGVQRGLVGTIIQRFEQKGYTLVGLKMLRVSRELAEQHYGEHKDKPFFPGLVNFITSGPVVAMVWEGRGVIAAARKMIGATNPLNAEPGTLRGEFGVDVGRNIIHGSDAAETAEREINLWFQTQELVPWEPSLTSWVYEM; encoded by the coding sequence GTGGAACGGACATTTCTAGCCATTAAGCCCGATGGTGTCCAGCGGGGTCTAGTGGGGACGATTATCCAACGATTTGAGCAAAAAGGCTACACATTAGTAGGTCTGAAAATGCTGCGGGTGAGCCGCGAACTGGCGGAGCAACACTACGGCGAGCACAAGGATAAACCTTTTTTTCCGGGGCTTGTGAACTTTATTACCTCAGGGCCTGTGGTAGCGATGGTATGGGAAGGTCGCGGTGTGATTGCCGCTGCCCGTAAGATGATTGGCGCGACAAATCCCCTGAATGCCGAGCCAGGCACCCTGCGTGGAGAGTTTGGTGTGGACGTGGGGCGCAATATCATCCATGGCTCTGATGCCGCCGAAACCGCAGAGCGCGAAATTAACCTCTGGTTCCAAACGCAAGAACTGGTTCCTTGGGAGCCATCCCTTACCTCTTGGGTGTACGAGATGTAG
- a CDS encoding TerC family protein produces MIDELLELSPNWGVDTLLLLVVLLALEAILSADNAIALAALVQGIDDPQEQRNALNLGLAISYIFRIGLIFTASWVLQFWQFELAGALYLLWLAIKYFFFTNEPEHEHERVIRSFWQAVPLLALADLAFSLDSVTTAIALSDERWLVVLGGTIGVIMLRFMAELFIRWLKEFPRLEDAGYLTVTLVGLRLLMRVVNHALVPPDWLMISLIALCFLWGFSKRATDEPPPAITPQAQEPTSRTPKR; encoded by the coding sequence ATGATTGATGAGTTGCTGGAACTGTCACCCAATTGGGGGGTGGACACGCTGCTGTTGCTGGTGGTGTTGTTGGCGTTAGAAGCAATTCTCTCCGCTGATAATGCGATTGCTCTGGCAGCATTAGTACAGGGCATTGACGATCCGCAAGAGCAGCGCAACGCCCTGAATTTGGGGCTGGCCATCTCTTACATTTTTCGCATCGGCCTCATTTTTACGGCAAGCTGGGTACTCCAGTTCTGGCAGTTTGAATTGGCGGGCGCACTTTACCTCCTCTGGTTGGCGATCAAGTACTTTTTCTTCACAAACGAACCAGAGCACGAGCACGAACGGGTGATTCGCTCCTTTTGGCAAGCGGTACCCCTGCTGGCGCTGGCAGATTTGGCGTTTTCTTTAGATAGTGTGACAACGGCGATCGCCCTGTCGGATGAACGCTGGCTGGTGGTGCTGGGGGGCACCATCGGTGTCATTATGCTGCGGTTTATGGCAGAGCTATTTATTCGATGGTTAAAGGAATTTCCTCGCCTTGAAGATGCTGGCTACTTAACCGTCACCTTGGTGGGGTTACGGCTGCTTATGCGGGTTGTCAACCATGCCCTTGTTCCCCCTGACTGGCTGATGATTAGTCTCATTGCCCTGTGCTTTCTTTGGGGGTTTTCCAAACGGGCGACGGACGAGCCCCCTCCAGCCATAACCCCGCAAGCCCAGGAGCCTACATCTCGTACACCCAAGAGGTAA
- a CDS encoding valine--pyruvate transaminase, which produces MNPALSQIGQQMSQLTGVRAIMKDIIETLRLNRGQDLINLSAGNPLILPEVEQLWRECTQELMASPEFGQVVCRYGTSQGYEPLIAAVVDDFNRRYGLNLSEQNVLVTPGSQAIYFFAANAFGGAAANGQAKKVVLPLSPEYTGYGGVSLMPHTVVAYRPRLEIFETEHAFKYRPDFQQLQIDDTTGCVIFSRPCNPTGNVLTDVEVRQIADLAVPYGVPVLIDAAYGPPYPSLNFTELVPVFGGNIVHCLSLSKAGLPGERVGIAIGDRDILSVLEAFQTNACIHASRYGQAIAALAIANGALADVSLNVIRPFYQRKFAVLEETLRTALPQDLPWFLHRGEGAIFAWLWLRNLPMTDWELYQHLKQAGVIVVPGSSFFPGLSEEWHHKQECLRISLTASDEEIALGMERLAATISQIYQDASTYSAGQQWQISEAGMRP; this is translated from the coding sequence ATGAATCCTGCACTCTCCCAGATTGGCCAACAAATGTCCCAACTGACGGGAGTACGGGCAATCATGAAGGATATTATCGAAACCCTGCGTCTGAATCGCGGTCAGGATCTTATTAACCTGAGTGCAGGCAACCCGCTGATTTTGCCGGAGGTCGAGCAACTGTGGCGAGAGTGCACCCAAGAACTCATGGCCAGTCCAGAATTTGGCCAAGTAGTGTGTCGCTACGGTACCAGCCAAGGTTATGAGCCGCTCATTGCCGCCGTTGTCGATGACTTTAACCGCCGCTATGGCTTGAACCTCAGTGAACAGAATGTGCTGGTGACCCCCGGCAGCCAAGCGATTTATTTCTTTGCTGCCAATGCCTTTGGAGGGGCTGCGGCGAACGGTCAAGCCAAGAAAGTGGTGCTGCCCTTGAGTCCCGAATATACCGGCTATGGTGGCGTGAGTTTGATGCCCCATACCGTAGTGGCCTACCGTCCCCGCTTAGAGATTTTTGAAACGGAGCACGCCTTTAAGTACCGTCCTGATTTTCAGCAGTTACAGATTGATGACACCACTGGGTGTGTAATTTTTTCGCGCCCCTGTAACCCCACTGGCAATGTTCTGACCGATGTGGAAGTGCGGCAAATTGCAGATCTGGCGGTGCCCTACGGGGTACCCGTGCTCATTGATGCCGCCTATGGCCCTCCCTATCCCAGCTTGAATTTTACGGAACTGGTGCCTGTGTTTGGTGGCAATATTGTTCACTGTCTCAGTTTGTCTAAGGCGGGCTTACCCGGTGAGCGGGTGGGGATTGCCATTGGCGATCGCGACATTCTCAGTGTTCTAGAAGCGTTTCAGACCAATGCGTGTATTCATGCCTCCCGCTATGGTCAGGCAATTGCTGCCTTGGCCATAGCCAATGGTGCCCTTGCCGATGTCTCACTAAATGTCATTCGGCCATTTTATCAACGTAAATTTGCTGTTTTAGAGGAAACCCTAAGAACCGCCTTACCTCAAGATTTGCCATGGTTCCTCCATCGCGGTGAAGGGGCGATTTTTGCCTGGCTATGGCTGCGGAATTTGCCAATGACGGATTGGGAACTGTACCAGCACTTGAAGCAAGCGGGGGTGATTGTGGTTCCCGGTAGCTCCTTCTTCCCCGGTCTGAGCGAGGAATGGCATCATAAGCAAGAATGCTTACGCATTAGCCTCACTGCCAGTGATGAGGAAATTGCTCTGGGGATGGAGCGCTTAGCAGCAACAATTAGCCAAATCTATCAAGACGCTTCGACCTACTCTGCCGGTCAGCAATGGCAGATTTCTGAAGCAGGTATGCGACCATAG
- a CDS encoding protochlorophyllide reductase: MSDQPRPTVIITGASSGVGLYGTKALTAKGWHVVMACRNLEKAARAAQDLNLPSDAYTLLHLDLASLASVRGFVESFRALNRPLRALVCNAAVYYPLLKEPIYSVDGYEVTVATNHLGHFLLCNLLLSDLQQSPESDKRLIILGTVTANRKELGGKIPIPAPPDLGNLEGFEKGFKAPISMINGKPFKSGKAYKDSKLCNMLTTRELHRRFHESTGIIFNSLYPGCVADTPLFRHHFPLFQKLFPLFQKNITGGYVTQELAGERLAMVVADPGFRQSGVHWSWGNRQKAGRQAFVQELSAEGSDEQKARRLWELSEKLVGLA, from the coding sequence ATGAGTGATCAGCCACGCCCTACCGTTATTATTACAGGTGCCTCCTCTGGCGTTGGACTGTACGGAACCAAAGCCTTAACCGCCAAGGGCTGGCACGTTGTCATGGCCTGCCGTAATCTTGAAAAAGCAGCACGGGCGGCGCAGGATCTCAATCTCCCCAGTGATGCCTATACTCTGCTGCATCTGGATCTCGCTTCTCTAGCCAGTGTGCGCGGATTTGTCGAGTCGTTTCGCGCTCTGAATCGGCCGCTGCGGGCGTTGGTTTGCAATGCAGCAGTGTACTATCCACTGCTGAAAGAGCCAATCTACAGCGTTGATGGCTATGAAGTAACGGTGGCCACCAACCATCTGGGGCACTTCCTCCTGTGTAATTTACTCCTGAGCGATTTACAACAGTCTCCCGAAAGCGATAAACGCCTGATTATCTTGGGTACGGTTACGGCCAACCGCAAGGAGTTGGGGGGCAAAATTCCGATTCCGGCTCCCCCCGATCTGGGGAACCTAGAAGGCTTTGAGAAGGGGTTCAAAGCCCCCATTTCGATGATTAATGGCAAGCCTTTCAAATCGGGTAAAGCCTACAAGGATAGTAAGCTCTGTAATATGCTGACCACGCGGGAGCTGCATCGTCGCTTCCATGAGTCCACCGGGATTATCTTTAACTCGCTTTATCCTGGCTGTGTAGCCGATACGCCCTTGTTCCGTCATCATTTTCCCCTCTTTCAGAAGCTCTTTCCCCTGTTCCAGAAAAATATCACCGGGGGCTATGTCACCCAAGAGTTGGCAGGGGAACGCTTAGCGATGGTGGTGGCAGATCCGGGATTTCGGCAGTCGGGTGTGCACTGGAGTTGGGGCAATCGCCAAAAAGCGGGTCGCCAAGCCTTTGTTCAGGAGCTTTCGGCGGAAGGCAGTGATGAGCAAAAAGCCCGCCGCCTCTGGGAACTGAGTGAGAAACTGGTGGGACTGGCCTAA
- a CDS encoding DUF3828 domain-containing protein, with amino-acid sequence MRAGLGLGIAAGLVISPITVAIANPPPQAVVTQFYQWLVQHQDQSRQQLRQQQHHFTPELYQQLTAAFRKQPQDGAWLDFDPFSYTQVSTLGMQVRKVTPSTTDPRSADVDIDVIAGLRGRRGTPVPIKVIMKKTGDRWQIDNLVYISTWDNLRCILREINR; translated from the coding sequence ATGCGGGCTGGCTTGGGACTAGGCATTGCAGCGGGACTGGTGATCTCACCCATAACGGTGGCGATCGCCAACCCTCCCCCTCAGGCTGTGGTTACACAGTTCTATCAATGGCTGGTGCAACATCAAGACCAGAGTCGCCAACAACTGCGGCAGCAACAACACCACTTCACACCGGAGTTGTATCAGCAGCTAACGGCAGCGTTTCGCAAACAACCCCAAGATGGGGCATGGCTAGACTTTGACCCCTTTTCCTACACTCAGGTGAGCACTCTGGGGATGCAAGTACGCAAGGTGACCCCCTCCACCACAGATCCGCGCAGCGCTGACGTGGATATTGATGTTATTGCTGGGCTACGGGGGCGGCGGGGAACCCCCGTGCCCATTAAGGTGATCATGAAAAAGACGGGCGATCGCTGGCAGATTGACAATTTGGTTTATATCAGCACTTGGGATAATCTGCGCTGTATTTTGCGGGAGATCAACCGCTAG